One segment of Streptosporangium brasiliense DNA contains the following:
- a CDS encoding DUF1702 family protein, which translates to MSNAEGTRTTAQSDGAEEVSAAKAPDVAQVPGTGEAPEEGWFSGAASDPSGAAPDPEAPSGDVPEPASPASASPASPASTSPAAPAVPSLDTPTAPAVPSLDTPTAPLPVVPLPVAPAASASAAPSPGTPLPASPATSTPATSTPVASARATPSPGTPLPASPAAPGPSAPDAPTLMDPAELELTRPRGLTSLLWQDLARADSGPRRFRLGPARERLENSGRSFLTGYNAVIAGEVERIDDIHDELRGYAYGGAGAACATLDVLTGTGGRRLRGLLNGPGMRHPHMIHLGTGWAYARLRMRPMWGIRSVHPLLRWLAFDGFGFHQGFFATDRTVGRQRTAGLMDRTRRAIFDQGLGRMLWFHECAGVDDVILRIAEFPPGRRADLWSGVGMAATYTGGAGAAELERLGAAAAEDGFRAHLVQGSASACAARLISGTVPEHTAAAAPALCGADVDEAAGWTDTALIALGHNAHSGDHYQAWRAGIRKTWARRNRDS; encoded by the coding sequence GTGAGCAATGCGGAGGGCACCCGGACAACAGCTCAGAGTGACGGAGCCGAGGAGGTCTCCGCGGCGAAGGCCCCCGACGTGGCCCAGGTCCCCGGCACCGGGGAGGCCCCCGAGGAGGGGTGGTTCTCCGGCGCGGCCTCCGATCCCTCCGGCGCGGCCCCCGATCCGGAGGCGCCGTCCGGCGACGTGCCGGAGCCGGCCTCCCCGGCCTCCGCGTCTCCCGCCTCCCCGGCCTCCACGTCTCCGGCCGCCCCCGCCGTCCCATCCCTGGACACGCCGACCGCCCCGGCCGTCCCATCCCTGGACACGCCGACCGCCCCGCTCCCGGTCGTCCCACTCCCGGTCGCCCCGGCAGCATCAGCCTCGGCCGCCCCTTCCCCGGGCACCCCACTCCCTGCGTCCCCGGCCACCTCGACTCCGGCCACCTCGACTCCGGTCGCCTCTGCCCGGGCCACCCCTTCCCCGGGCACTCCGCTCCCGGCCTCCCCGGCCGCTCCGGGCCCGTCGGCTCCGGACGCCCCCACCCTCATGGACCCGGCGGAGCTGGAGCTGACCAGACCACGTGGCCTGACGAGCCTGCTCTGGCAGGACCTCGCCCGGGCCGACTCCGGGCCGCGCCGGTTCCGGCTGGGACCGGCCCGCGAGCGGCTGGAGAACTCGGGCCGGTCGTTCCTGACGGGCTACAACGCGGTGATCGCCGGTGAGGTCGAGCGGATCGACGACATCCACGACGAGCTGCGCGGATACGCCTACGGGGGCGCGGGAGCGGCCTGCGCGACCCTGGACGTGCTGACGGGCACCGGCGGCCGACGGCTGAGGGGCCTGCTCAACGGGCCCGGCATGCGCCATCCGCACATGATCCACCTGGGCACCGGCTGGGCGTACGCCCGGCTGCGCATGCGGCCGATGTGGGGCATCCGCTCGGTCCACCCGCTGCTGCGCTGGCTGGCCTTCGACGGCTTCGGTTTCCACCAGGGCTTCTTCGCCACCGACCGGACGGTCGGGCGGCAGCGTACGGCCGGCCTGATGGACCGGACGCGCCGGGCGATCTTCGATCAGGGACTGGGCCGGATGCTCTGGTTCCACGAGTGCGCGGGCGTGGACGACGTCATCCTCCGCATCGCCGAATTCCCTCCGGGCCGCCGCGCCGACCTGTGGAGCGGTGTGGGCATGGCCGCCACGTACACCGGCGGGGCGGGCGCCGCCGAGCTGGAACGGCTGGGCGCGGCGGCGGCCGAGGACGGCTTCCGCGCCCACCTCGTCCAGGGCAGCGCCTCCGCCTGCGCCGCAAGGCTGATCTCCGGGACCGTGCCCGAGCACACGGCCGCCGCCGCGCCCGCGCTGTGCGGGGCGGACGTCGACGAGGCCGCCGGCTGGACCGACACCGCGCTCATCGCCCTGGGGCACAACGCGCACAGCGGCGACCACTACCAGGCTTGGCGGGCGGGGATCAGGAAGACCTGGGCGCGGCGCAACCGCGACTCATGA
- a CDS encoding prenyltransferase, translating to MSDRLEWEQVVQTAQSIADVQEADGGIPWPEGHVDAWNHVECLMAMSVAGLSGPARKGYDWLVRTQRADGSWPMKLVGGRAVEQGGESNHAAYVAVGVWHELLVTGDDGFAREMWPVVRAALDFVVELQTTRGEIVWERAADGTPARYALLTGCSSVYQGLRSGVLLGERLGDPQPDWELAADQLGHVLAAHPEAFADKSRFSMDWYYPILGGALRGPAAQARLAEEWDTFVEPGLGIRCVSDQPWVTGAESCELVLALDALGERDRALKLFADMQHLRHEDGSYWTGWQFVNGKHFPHERSAYTAAAVVLASDALTGHTPAAGIFRDAGSHVTDRPTAACGCSHAPSRT from the coding sequence GTGAGCGACCGGTTGGAGTGGGAGCAGGTCGTCCAGACCGCTCAGAGCATCGCGGACGTGCAGGAGGCCGACGGCGGCATCCCGTGGCCCGAGGGACACGTGGACGCCTGGAACCACGTCGAATGCCTGATGGCGATGAGCGTGGCGGGGCTCTCCGGACCGGCCCGCAAGGGTTACGACTGGCTGGTCCGCACGCAGCGGGCCGACGGCTCCTGGCCGATGAAGCTGGTCGGCGGCAGGGCGGTCGAGCAGGGCGGGGAGTCCAACCACGCCGCATATGTCGCGGTCGGCGTCTGGCATGAGCTGCTGGTCACCGGGGACGACGGATTCGCCCGCGAGATGTGGCCGGTCGTCCGGGCGGCGCTGGACTTCGTGGTCGAACTGCAGACCACCCGGGGTGAGATCGTCTGGGAGCGGGCGGCCGACGGCACGCCTGCCCGCTACGCCCTGCTGACCGGCTGCTCCTCCGTTTACCAGGGGCTCCGCAGCGGCGTGCTGCTGGGTGAGCGGCTGGGCGATCCGCAGCCCGACTGGGAGCTCGCGGCCGACCAGCTCGGCCACGTGCTCGCCGCCCATCCTGAGGCGTTCGCCGACAAGAGCCGCTTCTCGATGGACTGGTACTACCCGATCCTCGGCGGCGCGCTCCGCGGCCCGGCCGCCCAGGCACGGCTGGCCGAGGAGTGGGACACGTTCGTGGAGCCGGGCCTCGGCATCCGCTGCGTCTCCGACCAGCCGTGGGTGACCGGCGCCGAGTCATGCGAGCTGGTGCTCGCCCTGGACGCCCTGGGCGAGCGGGACCGGGCGCTGAAGCTCTTCGCCGACATGCAGCACCTCCGGCACGAGGACGGCTCCTACTGGACCGGCTGGCAGTTCGTGAACGGCAAGCACTTCCCGCACGAGCGCTCCGCCTACACCGCGGCCGCCGTGGTGCTGGCCTCCGACGCGCTGACCGGGCACACCCCCGCCGCGGGCATCTTCCGGGACGCGGGCAGTCACGTGACCGACCGCCCCACGGCGGCCTGCGGCTGCAGCCACGCCCCCTCGCGGACCTGA
- a CDS encoding class I SAM-dependent methyltransferase, with amino-acid sequence MLTVDFGRLPVGPGTRVLDLGCGGGRHAFEVLRRGADVVAFDMDAEELEGVASMFAAMDKAGEVPAGATAETVTGDALKMPFEDASFDRVIAAEVLEHIPDDMAAMREIFRVLKPGGRAAITVPSFLPERICWALDEAYHTAPGGHVRIYTLAELSAKLKSIGMEIGPHHHAHGLHAPYWWIKCAVGVNNDDHPLAKAYHEILVWDIMKRPAATRIAEALLNPLIGKSVVLYVRKPA; translated from the coding sequence GTGCTGACTGTCGACTTCGGCCGGTTGCCCGTGGGGCCCGGAACCCGAGTTCTGGACCTGGGCTGCGGCGGCGGACGGCATGCGTTCGAGGTGCTGCGCCGGGGCGCCGACGTCGTGGCCTTCGACATGGACGCCGAGGAGCTGGAGGGCGTGGCGAGCATGTTCGCCGCGATGGACAAGGCCGGCGAGGTGCCCGCGGGCGCGACGGCCGAGACCGTGACCGGCGACGCGCTCAAGATGCCGTTCGAGGACGCCAGCTTCGACCGGGTGATCGCGGCCGAGGTGCTGGAGCACATCCCCGACGACATGGCCGCGATGCGGGAGATCTTCCGGGTGCTCAAGCCGGGCGGCCGGGCGGCCATCACCGTGCCGAGCTTCCTGCCGGAGCGGATCTGCTGGGCGCTGGACGAGGCCTACCACACCGCCCCCGGCGGGCACGTCCGCATCTACACGCTGGCCGAGCTGAGCGCCAAGCTGAAGTCGATCGGCATGGAGATCGGCCCGCACCACCACGCCCACGGCCTGCACGCGCCGTACTGGTGGATCAAGTGCGCGGTCGGCGTCAACAACGACGACCACCCGCTGGCCAAGGCCTACCACGAGATCCTGGTCTGGGACATCATGAAGCGCCCGGCCGCGACCAGGATCGCCGAGGCGCTGCTCAACCCGCTCATCGGCAAGAGCGTGGTGCTCTACGTGCGGAAACCCGCATGA
- a CDS encoding glycosyltransferase family 4 protein, whose amino-acid sequence MSPSGQGEEGVAVPGADSLRVALLSYRSKPTCGGQGVYLRHLSRELVALGHHVEVFSGQPYPELDEGVILNKVPSLDLYRDEDPFRTPKLGEYRDWIDCLEVATMWTAGFPEPLTFTLRARRELSKRVGDFDVVQDNQTLGYGLLGIQKLFPVVGTIHHPISVDRRIELKAAPLRKKLSLRRWYGFVRMQAKVAPRLNPILTVSESSLADIHRDFNVPQANMRLIPLGVDTRYFHPRPEMPKRPGSIVAVASADSPMKGVATLLRAVAKLATERDVNLTVVSKPTPGGPTEKLVAELSLHDRVRFVHGISDTELGELIATSEISVVPSLYEGFSLPAVEHMACGTPLVASRTGALPEVVGDAAVQVAPGDPEELAAVLRRLHDSPEERAAVGRKGYERVMERYTWNVVAQRTVEAYHEAIQARRAK is encoded by the coding sequence CTGTCCCCTTCCGGACAGGGTGAGGAAGGGGTTGCCGTGCCAGGTGCGGACTCACTGCGGGTCGCGCTGCTGTCCTACCGCAGCAAGCCGACCTGCGGCGGCCAGGGCGTCTACCTGCGTCACCTCAGCCGGGAACTGGTCGCCCTCGGGCACCACGTCGAGGTCTTCTCCGGCCAGCCGTACCCGGAGCTCGACGAGGGCGTCATCCTCAACAAGGTCCCCAGCCTGGACCTCTACCGCGACGAGGACCCCTTCCGCACCCCCAAGCTGGGTGAGTACCGCGACTGGATCGACTGTCTAGAGGTCGCGACCATGTGGACCGCCGGGTTCCCCGAGCCGCTGACCTTCACTCTCCGGGCGCGCCGCGAGCTGAGCAAGCGCGTCGGCGACTTCGACGTCGTGCAGGACAACCAGACGCTCGGCTACGGCCTGCTCGGCATCCAGAAGCTGTTCCCCGTGGTCGGCACCATCCACCACCCGATCAGCGTGGACCGCCGGATCGAGCTGAAGGCCGCGCCGCTGCGCAAGAAGCTCTCGCTCAGACGGTGGTACGGCTTCGTGCGGATGCAGGCCAAGGTCGCTCCCCGGCTGAACCCGATCCTGACCGTCAGCGAGTCCTCCCTCGCCGACATCCACCGCGACTTCAACGTGCCCCAGGCCAACATGCGGCTCATCCCGCTCGGCGTGGACACCCGCTACTTCCACCCGCGCCCCGAGATGCCCAAGCGGCCCGGCTCGATCGTCGCGGTGGCCAGCGCCGACTCCCCGATGAAGGGCGTGGCGACGCTGCTGCGCGCGGTGGCGAAGCTCGCCACCGAGCGCGACGTCAACCTGACCGTGGTCAGCAAGCCCACCCCCGGCGGCCCGACCGAGAAGCTGGTCGCCGAGCTCTCCCTGCACGACCGGGTCCGGTTCGTGCACGGCATCTCCGACACCGAGCTGGGCGAGCTGATCGCCACCTCCGAGATCTCGGTCGTGCCCTCGCTCTACGAGGGCTTCTCGCTGCCGGCCGTCGAGCACATGGCCTGCGGCACCCCGCTGGTCGCCAGCCGTACCGGCGCGCTGCCCGAGGTGGTCGGCGACGCGGCCGTCCAGGTGGCCCCCGGCGACCCCGAGGAGCTGGCCGCCGTCCTGCGCCGGCTGCACGACTCCCCGGAGGAGCGGGCCGCGGTGGGCAGGAAGGGCTACGAGCGGGTCATGGAGCGCTACACCTGGAACGTCGTCGCCCAGCGGACCGTGGAGGCCTACCACGAGGCCATCCAGGCCCGCCGGGCGAAGTGA
- a CDS encoding GDP-mannose 4,6-dehydratase, producing the protein MARRALITGITGQDGSYLAECLLNQGYEVWGLARGQANPRVSRVRKLLQDVQLVRGDLLDQGSLISAVEKVQPDEVYNLGAISFVPMSWEQAELTAEVTGMGVLRMLEAIRVCSGISSSRTAAGSGQIRFYQASSSEMFGQVRETPQTEITPFHPRSPYGVAKAYGHFLTQNYRESYGMYAVSGILFNHESPRRGAEFVTRKVSLGVARIKLGIASELRLGNMEARRDWGYAGDYVRAMHLMLQADEPEDYVIGTGRTHSVRELVEAAFAAAGLDWERYVVGDRSLHRPAEVDLLCADPKKARVQLGWEPSVSFEELVAMMVESDVKLLSDGGDPDQDSSWP; encoded by the coding sequence TTGGCCAGGCGCGCACTGATCACCGGTATCACCGGGCAGGACGGTTCCTATCTGGCCGAGTGCCTGCTGAATCAGGGATACGAGGTGTGGGGTCTGGCCCGCGGGCAGGCCAACCCGCGCGTCTCCCGGGTGCGCAAGCTCCTGCAGGACGTCCAGCTCGTCCGCGGCGACCTGCTCGACCAGGGCTCGTTGATCTCCGCCGTGGAGAAGGTCCAGCCGGACGAGGTCTACAACCTGGGGGCCATCTCGTTCGTCCCGATGTCGTGGGAGCAGGCCGAGCTCACCGCCGAGGTGACGGGCATGGGCGTGCTGCGCATGCTGGAGGCCATCCGGGTCTGCTCGGGCATCTCGTCCTCGCGGACGGCCGCCGGATCGGGGCAGATCCGCTTCTACCAGGCGTCCTCGTCGGAGATGTTCGGGCAGGTCCGCGAGACCCCGCAGACCGAGATCACCCCCTTCCACCCCCGCTCGCCGTACGGCGTGGCCAAGGCGTACGGCCACTTCCTGACCCAGAACTACCGCGAGTCGTACGGCATGTACGCGGTGTCGGGGATCCTGTTCAACCACGAGTCCCCGCGCCGGGGCGCGGAGTTCGTCACCCGCAAGGTGAGCCTCGGCGTGGCCAGGATCAAGCTCGGCATCGCCTCCGAGCTGCGCCTGGGCAACATGGAGGCGCGCCGCGACTGGGGCTACGCGGGCGACTACGTCCGCGCGATGCACCTGATGCTCCAGGCGGACGAGCCGGAGGACTACGTGATCGGCACCGGCCGTACCCACAGCGTCCGCGAGCTGGTGGAGGCCGCCTTCGCCGCGGCCGGCCTCGACTGGGAGCGGTACGTGGTCGGTGACCGGTCCCTGCACCGCCCCGCCGAGGTGGACCTGCTCTGCGCCGACCCGAAGAAGGCCCGCGTCCAGCTCGGCTGGGAGCCGTCGGTCTCCTTCGAGGAGCTCGTCGCGATGATGGTCGAGTCCGACGTCAAGCTCCTGTCCGACGGCGGCGACCCAGACCAGGACTCCTCCTGGCCCTGA
- a CDS encoding macrolide family glycosyltransferase — MTRRAHIAMVSIPAPGHVNPGIEVIRELVARGHRVTYANDPSFAEVIEAAGAELVPYGSTLPMGDTATWPEDTIAQLDVFLDDAISMLPQLRDAYGDDRPDLFLYDIGGYSARILAENWGIPAMQLSPTYVAWEGYKEDTAPMIEELKKAPGGAEHYRRFDRWLADNGITGTDSQAFVGSPERALALIPRVMQPNADRVDPARITFTGPCFGERSHQEAWKRPDGAGKVLLVSLGSAFTDLPDFYRSCLAAFGDLPGWHVVLQIGRFVDPAELGEIPANVEVHRWVSQLSILEQADAFVTHAGMGGTQEGLYCGVPMIAVPQATDQFDNADKIVELGVGRRIDTAQATPEALRAALLELTSDPEVALRLEKIRAEVRAEGGTTRAADLIEELLETTAPSRTSDG; from the coding sequence ATGACGCGCCGCGCGCACATCGCCATGGTCAGCATCCCCGCCCCGGGTCATGTGAACCCCGGCATCGAGGTGATCAGGGAGCTGGTGGCGCGGGGGCACCGGGTGACCTACGCCAACGACCCGTCCTTCGCCGAGGTGATCGAGGCGGCCGGGGCCGAGCTCGTGCCGTACGGCTCGACCCTGCCGATGGGCGACACCGCGACCTGGCCCGAGGACACGATCGCCCAGCTCGACGTCTTCCTCGACGACGCGATCTCCATGCTGCCGCAGCTCCGTGACGCCTACGGCGACGACCGGCCCGACCTGTTCCTCTACGACATCGGCGGCTACTCGGCGCGGATCCTCGCCGAGAACTGGGGCATCCCGGCGATGCAGCTCTCGCCGACCTACGTGGCCTGGGAAGGCTACAAGGAGGACACGGCGCCGATGATCGAGGAGCTGAAGAAGGCCCCCGGCGGAGCCGAGCACTACCGGCGGTTCGACCGGTGGCTGGCCGACAACGGCATCACCGGCACCGACTCCCAGGCGTTCGTCGGCTCTCCGGAGCGGGCGCTCGCGCTCATCCCACGGGTCATGCAGCCCAACGCCGACCGGGTCGACCCAGCGCGGATCACCTTCACCGGGCCGTGCTTCGGTGAGCGCTCCCACCAGGAGGCGTGGAAGCGGCCGGACGGCGCCGGAAAGGTGCTGCTGGTCTCCCTCGGCTCGGCCTTCACCGACCTGCCCGATTTCTACCGCTCCTGCCTGGCCGCCTTCGGCGACCTGCCCGGCTGGCACGTCGTGCTCCAGATCGGCAGGTTCGTCGACCCGGCCGAGCTCGGCGAGATCCCCGCCAACGTGGAGGTGCACCGCTGGGTGTCCCAACTGTCGATCCTGGAGCAGGCCGACGCGTTCGTCACCCACGCGGGCATGGGCGGCACCCAGGAGGGCCTGTACTGCGGCGTCCCGATGATCGCCGTCCCGCAGGCCACCGACCAGTTCGACAACGCGGACAAGATCGTCGAGCTCGGTGTCGGCCGGCGGATCGACACCGCGCAGGCGACGCCCGAGGCGCTGCGCGCCGCCCTGCTGGAGCTCACCTCCGACCCGGAGGTCGCGCTGCGGTTGGAGAAGATCCGCGCCGAGGTCCGGGCCGAGGGCGGCACCACCCGCGCGGCCGACCTCATCGAGGAACTGCTGGAGACCACCGCGCCGTCGCGGACCTCCGACGGGTGA
- a CDS encoding SDR family NAD(P)-dependent oxidoreductase, translating into MTLLLQDKNVIIYGAGGGIGGGVARTFAREGARVFLTGRTLKTLEAVAEDIAADGGSAEVAELDALDGRAVEEHVRAVTAQAGGVDVSFNLISRGDVQGIPLVDMTVADLTCPVTTGLTSTFLTAQAAARQMIKQGSGVILSLTSGSSKATTPMMGGTGPADAAVETFLRYLAAEVGPHGVRVVGLHTAGVVETMSREKVVEVNDGMADFDPAAFEQMLAGMTMLRRAPRLAQVADVAAFLASDRASAVTSTITNVTCGLVAG; encoded by the coding sequence ATGACACTGCTACTCCAGGACAAGAACGTGATCATCTATGGGGCCGGCGGGGGGATCGGCGGCGGCGTCGCCCGGACCTTCGCCCGGGAGGGGGCCCGGGTCTTCCTCACCGGGCGGACCCTGAAGACACTAGAGGCGGTCGCCGAGGACATCGCGGCCGACGGCGGGTCCGCCGAGGTGGCCGAGCTCGACGCCCTCGACGGGCGGGCCGTCGAGGAGCACGTCCGGGCCGTGACCGCCCAGGCGGGTGGTGTCGACGTGTCCTTCAACCTCATCTCACGCGGGGACGTGCAGGGGATCCCGCTGGTCGACATGACCGTCGCGGACCTGACCTGCCCCGTCACGACGGGTCTGACGTCGACCTTCCTCACCGCACAGGCGGCCGCGCGCCAGATGATCAAGCAGGGGTCGGGCGTCATCCTCTCGTTGACCAGCGGGTCCTCCAAGGCCACCACCCCGATGATGGGCGGTACCGGACCGGCTGACGCGGCGGTCGAGACGTTCCTCCGCTATCTGGCGGCCGAGGTCGGGCCGCACGGGGTCCGCGTCGTCGGCCTGCACACGGCCGGGGTCGTGGAGACCATGTCGCGGGAGAAGGTCGTCGAGGTCAACGACGGGATGGCCGACTTCGACCCGGCGGCGTTCGAGCAGATGCTCGCCGGGATGACCATGCTCCGCCGGGCGCCTCGGCTGGCCCAGGTCGCCGACGTGGCGGCGTTCCTGGCCTCGGATCGGGCCAGTGCCGTGACCAGCACGATCACCAACGTGACCTGCGGTCTGGTCGCCGGCTAG
- a CDS encoding RNA polymerase subunit sigma-70 — protein MPDIDTTPGATEQDTAVAAATAGDGSAFAALVKRHRRELHVHCYRMLGSFEEAEDLVQETFLRAWRKRASFEGGPLFRAWLYRIATNACLDAIRRSSRQLSSLTSFAEIPWLQPYPDRLLDEIAPRDSEPDSVVVAKETIELAYLATIQLLPPRQRAVLILRDVLGRSAGETAEILDTTVAAVNSALQRARATIQERLPARRDEWSAPDPSEAERALLRSFIEAHERADAAAAIALLRDDVRITMPPAPMCFEGLEVIAPALQAALTDPGEWRLLPTRANRQPAAASYLRAPGDSEFRAFKIDVIRVEDGLVAEITTFGAALFPAFGLPPTL, from the coding sequence GTGCCCGACATCGACACCACCCCCGGCGCCACCGAGCAGGACACGGCCGTCGCGGCCGCGACGGCGGGCGACGGATCGGCCTTCGCGGCCCTGGTGAAGCGCCACCGGCGGGAGCTGCACGTGCACTGCTACCGGATGCTCGGCTCGTTCGAGGAGGCCGAGGACCTGGTGCAGGAGACCTTCCTGCGGGCCTGGCGCAAGCGTGCGAGTTTCGAGGGCGGCCCCCTGTTCCGGGCCTGGCTGTACCGCATCGCGACCAACGCCTGCCTCGACGCGATCCGGCGCAGCTCGCGTCAGCTGTCGTCGCTGACGTCCTTCGCGGAGATCCCCTGGCTCCAGCCCTACCCGGACCGGCTGCTGGACGAGATCGCGCCGAGGGACAGCGAGCCGGACTCCGTCGTCGTCGCCAAGGAGACGATCGAGCTCGCCTACCTCGCGACCATCCAGCTCCTCCCGCCCCGCCAGCGGGCGGTGCTGATCCTGCGCGATGTGCTCGGCCGGTCGGCCGGTGAGACCGCGGAGATCCTCGACACCACGGTGGCCGCGGTCAACAGCGCGCTGCAGCGCGCCCGCGCCACGATCCAGGAGCGGCTGCCGGCCCGCCGGGACGAGTGGTCCGCCCCGGATCCGAGCGAGGCGGAGCGGGCGCTGCTGAGGAGTTTCATCGAGGCCCACGAGCGGGCCGACGCCGCCGCCGCGATCGCGCTGTTACGCGACGACGTGCGGATCACGATGCCCCCCGCGCCGATGTGCTTCGAGGGGTTGGAGGTGATCGCCCCCGCCCTCCAGGCGGCGCTGACCGACCCCGGCGAGTGGCGGCTGCTGCCCACCCGCGCCAACCGCCAGCCGGCCGCCGCCAGCTACCTCCGGGCGCCGGGCGACTCCGAGTTCCGGGCCTTCAAGATCGACGTGATCCGCGTCGAGGACGGCCTCGTCGCGGAGATCACCACTTTCGGCGCCGCTCTCTTCCCGGCGTTCGGCCTCCCGCCGACGCTCTGA
- a CDS encoding polyprenyl synthetase family protein, protein MLTHVTRPEEILGSPAVSAGLLRVERRIHRLSTSSRLPLINSAAGRITGAGGKRLRPALTLATALALGGSVSDRVVTAAACVELIHAGSLVHDDLMDKAVERRGVRTLNAELGDARALVVGDFMLARAGLAALALVSKPVAATLAAVVVELAEGQFQEAAELFDPGRTPEDALRSITGKTASLFRASCLVAHPDGRSMAEYGERFGVLFQVLDDLLDLASTADRLGKPVGNDLRQGVYTLPLLLALRDDCGDLRSFLGRRLREDEITILLARLRRSHMVEGTLAYCRDLAAEALASLPAVADPRIAAALHDLPTAYINWAESLVAG, encoded by the coding sequence GTGCTCACCCATGTCACGCGTCCCGAGGAGATCCTCGGCAGCCCGGCCGTCTCGGCCGGGCTGCTGCGGGTGGAGCGCCGTATCCACAGACTGAGCACCTCCTCCCGGCTGCCTCTCATCAACAGCGCGGCCGGGCGCATCACCGGCGCCGGCGGGAAGCGGCTGCGGCCCGCGCTGACGCTGGCGACCGCGCTCGCGCTGGGCGGGTCCGTCAGCGACCGGGTGGTCACCGCGGCGGCGTGTGTGGAGCTCATCCACGCCGGCTCGCTGGTCCACGACGACCTCATGGACAAGGCCGTCGAGCGCAGGGGAGTGCGGACCCTGAACGCCGAGCTCGGCGACGCCAGGGCGCTGGTGGTCGGGGACTTCATGCTGGCCAGGGCCGGGCTCGCCGCGCTCGCCCTGGTCTCCAAGCCGGTCGCCGCGACGCTCGCCGCCGTGGTCGTCGAGCTCGCCGAGGGGCAGTTCCAGGAGGCCGCCGAGCTGTTCGACCCCGGCCGCACCCCGGAGGACGCGCTGCGGTCGATCACCGGGAAGACCGCGTCCCTGTTCCGGGCGAGCTGCCTGGTCGCGCACCCGGACGGGCGGAGCATGGCCGAGTACGGTGAACGGTTCGGCGTGCTCTTCCAGGTCCTCGACGACCTGCTGGACCTGGCCTCCACCGCCGACCGGCTCGGCAAGCCGGTCGGCAACGATCTCCGGCAGGGCGTCTACACCCTCCCGCTGCTGCTGGCGCTGCGCGACGACTGCGGGGACCTGCGCTCCTTCCTCGGCAGGCGGCTGCGCGAGGACGAGATCACGATCCTGCTCGCCCGCCTGCGGCGCAGCCACATGGTCGAGGGCACCCTGGCCTACTGCCGCGATCTCGCCGCCGAGGCGCTGGCCTCGCTCCCGGCCGTCGCCGACCCGCGGATCGCCGCCGCCCTGCACGACCTGCCGACG